A window of Psychromonas sp. CNPT3 contains these coding sequences:
- a CDS encoding ATPase RavA domain-containing protein: MNKNQELTKSRINNLIKALSNGIYEREHTIRLCLLAALSGESVFLLGPPGIAKSLIAKRLIQAFDNASFFDYLMTSFSTPEEVFGPLSIKELKENSNYIRLTKGYLPTADIVFLDEIWKAGPAILNTLLTVINERTFKNGQHISPIPMRLLITASNETPAKNSGLDALYDRMLVRINIDRIKEKKNFQAMLMSKNTLSEIPASLTISNEEFFNWQEHINDVQLNQSVFDLIYVLKNKIENMDETSDYNNEHLYISDRRWKKSIRLLKACAFFNGKNEISPLDLLILTDCIWDTPNSRHSVQKIIEDFAAKDAFGQLQIQNNIDNILEKSNLIRQEMVTHLSEKMILSSGRLKDKYQLNVENCKDYSMNNKPMVKLVLLEINQSVSDIHNGDSEYVYINSDELNKAIRNGKGEIYGYINRQPKICPLMFEIDAKNNLIIKDTSNRSIHVCLAKKDTKQLSKLQNWQHSASLLEQELRQTQQLIKTANAQFHSNLPHNFIEKSLILHTDASFITLSKNIEQLEIDMHNNTQRILNINSDFQC, translated from the coding sequence GCTGCGCTCTCGGGTGAAAGTGTTTTTTTGTTGGGCCCTCCTGGTATCGCCAAAAGTCTGATCGCGAAACGACTTATTCAAGCGTTTGATAACGCCTCTTTTTTTGATTACCTAATGACCAGTTTTTCAACACCTGAGGAAGTCTTTGGCCCTTTATCTATTAAAGAGTTAAAAGAAAACAGTAATTACATTCGCTTAACTAAAGGTTATTTACCCACGGCTGATATCGTTTTTTTAGATGAAATTTGGAAAGCGGGTCCTGCTATATTAAATACATTATTAACGGTTATAAACGAACGAACCTTTAAAAATGGTCAACATATATCGCCTATTCCAATGCGTTTATTAATTACCGCATCTAATGAAACACCAGCAAAGAACAGTGGCTTAGATGCATTGTATGACCGTATGTTAGTCCGAATTAACATCGATAGGATCAAAGAAAAGAAAAACTTCCAAGCCATGTTAATGAGTAAAAACACCTTATCTGAGATCCCCGCTTCATTAACCATTTCCAATGAAGAGTTCTTTAATTGGCAAGAGCACATTAATGATGTGCAATTAAATCAAAGCGTCTTTGATTTAATATATGTTTTAAAAAATAAAATTGAAAATATGGATGAAACGTCAGATTATAATAATGAACATCTGTATATATCCGATCGACGTTGGAAAAAATCAATTCGATTATTAAAAGCATGTGCCTTTTTTAATGGTAAAAACGAAATCAGTCCCTTAGATTTGTTAATTTTAACCGACTGTATTTGGGATACGCCAAATTCACGCCATAGCGTGCAAAAAATAATTGAAGATTTTGCAGCTAAAGATGCCTTTGGGCAGTTACAGATACAAAACAATATCGATAATATCTTAGAAAAATCAAATTTGATTAGGCAAGAAATGGTCACCCATCTGTCAGAAAAAATGATCCTAAGCAGTGGCCGCTTAAAAGACAAATATCAGCTTAACGTAGAAAATTGTAAAGATTATTCGATGAATAATAAACCTATGGTAAAACTCGTTTTATTAGAGATTAATCAGTCTGTTTCCGATATACATAATGGCGATAGTGAATACGTTTATATTAATAGTGATGAACTTAACAAAGCTATCCGTAATGGCAAAGGTGAAATTTATGGATACATAAACCGACAACCAAAAATTTGCCCTTTAATGTTTGAGATCGATGCTAAAAACAATTTAATCATTAAAGATACAAGCAATAGAAGCATCCATGTTTGCTTAGCAAAAAAAGATACTAAACAACTTTCAAAATTGCAAAATTGGCAACACTCTGCCTCATTACTTGAGCAAGAGTTACGACAAACACAGCAATTAATAAAAACTGCCAATGCGCAATTCCATAGTAATCTACCGCATAATTTTATTGAAAAATCATTAATATTACATACCGATGCTAGTTTTATAACGCTTTCTAAAAATATAGAACAACTGGAAATAGATATGCATAACAATACACAACGTATTTTAAATATAAATAGTGACTTCCAATGCTAA
- a CDS encoding VWA domain-containing protein — MLNPMEDIELAISVIDSGIIEHITAEIMAIPCIMATSETLGSSLSKHLSLWKNKVKKKILSEPIALSLSKEIEYFNQVQLYSEEYFFNHIKKIINDTRVNSLFKKQALKLLNNNTHNSLFRDHFFDHWNQSIFSALQKTQIDSLLKEKQKLLKDLYQRQETISKLTEIDANINPQNSMRLWDMAKAKLTKINVQTLKRTAKLLSKHSELQKIADQLGRMANQHDDPCLNRTEVHSRRIKESTSPFTGDIVGIKQSADLERLLPIELMFLSDSELDVLFYKNLIEKRLSTYQQQNKHNEFEQITQFKQQPKKAEQDKGPFIIAIDASGSMMGSAEKCAKAFAYGLMKIALAQNRECYVILFSAQQITYELSNQHGLSEILNFLSYSFHGGTDLTSVLESAFKVMETEKYKNADLIVISDFITPPMSSKTIDKLNKLKEKSNRFHALSLSRYQNTEVLALFDKNWQYNPSKLANIKRFFHT, encoded by the coding sequence ATGCTAAACCCTATGGAAGATATTGAATTAGCGATTTCGGTTATTGATTCAGGGATCATTGAACATATCACCGCAGAGATAATGGCAATACCCTGTATTATGGCTACGAGTGAGACCTTAGGTTCATCGCTGAGCAAGCATTTATCTTTATGGAAAAATAAAGTTAAAAAGAAAATTTTATCAGAGCCTATCGCACTCTCCTTAAGTAAAGAAATTGAATATTTTAATCAAGTACAACTTTATTCAGAAGAATATTTTTTTAATCATATTAAAAAAATTATTAATGATACCCGTGTTAATTCGTTGTTTAAAAAGCAAGCGTTAAAGTTGCTAAATAACAACACACATAATTCTCTCTTTAGAGATCACTTTTTTGATCATTGGAATCAAAGTATCTTTTCTGCTTTGCAGAAAACACAAATAGATTCCTTACTAAAAGAGAAGCAGAAATTATTAAAAGACTTATACCAACGACAAGAGACTATCTCTAAACTCACAGAAATAGATGCCAATATCAACCCACAAAACTCCATGCGCTTATGGGATATGGCAAAAGCGAAATTAACCAAAATTAATGTTCAAACATTAAAAAGAACCGCTAAATTACTCTCTAAGCACAGTGAATTACAAAAAATTGCAGATCAATTAGGGCGAATGGCGAACCAACATGACGATCCTTGTTTAAATCGCACAGAAGTTCACAGCAGAAGGATAAAAGAAAGTACATCACCATTCACCGGTGATATTGTTGGTATTAAGCAAAGCGCTGACTTAGAGCGTCTTTTACCCATAGAGTTGATGTTTTTATCAGATTCGGAATTAGATGTATTGTTCTATAAAAACTTAATAGAGAAGCGCTTATCAACCTATCAACAACAAAATAAACACAATGAATTTGAGCAAATAACGCAATTTAAGCAGCAACCTAAAAAAGCAGAACAAGACAAAGGGCCTTTTATTATTGCCATCGATGCATCTGGCTCTATGATGGGAAGCGCCGAAAAATGCGCCAAAGCATTTGCTTATGGGTTAATGAAAATTGCACTCGCACAAAACAGAGAATGTTATGTGATCTTATTTTCAGCACAACAAATTACTTATGAATTAAGTAATCAACATGGCTTGTCTGAAATTTTAAACTTTTTATCGTATAGTTTTCATGGTGGGACTGATTTAACATCGGTATTGGAAAGTGCATTTAAGGTAATGGAAACAGAAAAGTATAAAAATGCAGATTTAATTGTTATTTCAGACTTTATTACGCCTCCAATGTCATCAAAAACAATTGATAAACTCAATAAACTTAAAGAAAAGAGCAATCGATTCCATGCTTTAAGTTTATCGCGTTATCAAAATACGGAGGTACTCGCTCTCTTTGATAAAAATTGGCAATATAATCCGTCAAAACTCGCTAATATTAAGCGTTTTTTCCATACTTAG
- a CDS encoding ParB/RepB/Spo0J family partition protein → MIGRKRGLGKGLDSLLSSSNISRSKQVSHDVQAEKTQKIVESTQGELQNINIDLLQAGKYQPRRHMCTEKLEELASSIHAQGIIQPLVVRLTGHQNYEIIAGERRWRAAKIVGLESIPCLVKNVQDNAAIAIALIENIQREDLNAMEEAIAYKRLLEEFTLTHQDVAVAVGKSRTAVSNLLRLNNLSMPVQKMLANGDIEMGHARALLSCDDERQASLAFMVIDKNLTVRETERLVKQSSDPKVPKSTPKLLKTDPKIQAISETLSSKLGTPVVFSQAKNGSGKIVISFDKTDKLNDILALLK, encoded by the coding sequence ATGATAGGAAGAAAGAGAGGCTTAGGTAAAGGTTTAGATTCATTACTTAGTAGCAGTAATATAAGTCGCTCAAAACAAGTATCTCATGATGTTCAAGCAGAGAAAACCCAGAAAATAGTAGAAAGTACACAAGGTGAATTGCAGAATATAAATATAGATCTTCTGCAGGCGGGAAAATACCAACCGCGTCGTCATATGTGCACTGAAAAATTAGAAGAGCTTGCAAGTTCAATTCATGCCCAAGGTATTATTCAGCCACTCGTAGTTAGACTAACCGGTCATCAAAACTATGAGATAATTGCCGGTGAGCGGCGTTGGCGTGCAGCTAAAATAGTGGGATTGGAAAGCATCCCCTGTTTAGTTAAAAATGTACAAGATAATGCTGCTATTGCGATTGCTTTGATTGAAAATATTCAACGTGAAGACTTAAATGCAATGGAAGAAGCGATTGCATATAAACGTTTATTAGAGGAATTTACGCTTACTCATCAAGATGTCGCAGTTGCGGTTGGTAAGTCGCGTACTGCAGTGAGTAACTTGTTACGTTTAAATAATTTATCGATGCCAGTACAGAAAATGCTCGCTAATGGCGACATTGAAATGGGTCATGCGCGTGCACTTCTCAGTTGTGATGATGAGCGACAAGCAAGCCTTGCATTTATGGTTATAGATAAAAATTTAACCGTAAGAGAGACTGAACGCTTAGTTAAGCAATCAAGTGATCCAAAAGTACCCAAAAGCACGCCGAAGTTGTTAAAAACAGATCCTAAAATACAGGCAATATCAGAAACCTTATCAAGTAAACTTGGAACGCCTGTGGTATTTTCTCAAGCCAAAAATGGCAGTGGAAAAATAGTGATCAGCTTTGATAAAACAGATAAATTAAACGATATATTAGCGTTATTAAAATAA
- a CDS encoding ParA family protein has protein sequence MGKIIAIANQKGGVGKTTTCVNLAASMAATKRKVLVIDLDPQGNATMGSNIDKYEVAHTAYDLLIDDLPLDQVIEKETSGGFHLVAANSDVTAAEVKLMSFFSRETRLRSALAPYKDQYDYIFIDCPPSLNMLTVNAMTAADSVLVPMQCEYYALEGLTALLDTITKIASVINADLKIEGILRTMYDPRNRLSSDVSDQLKKHFGNKVYRTIIPRNVRLAEAPSFGTPVIYYDKYSTGAKAYLALAGEILRREEQLQEDKETS, from the coding sequence GTGGGTAAAATAATTGCAATAGCCAACCAAAAAGGTGGTGTAGGTAAAACGACTACTTGCGTTAATTTAGCAGCTTCAATGGCGGCTACTAAGCGTAAAGTATTAGTCATTGATTTAGATCCTCAAGGTAATGCAACCATGGGATCTAATATTGATAAGTATGAGGTTGCTCATACTGCTTATGATTTATTAATTGACGATTTACCTTTAGATCAGGTCATTGAAAAAGAAACATCAGGTGGCTTTCATTTAGTGGCTGCCAACAGTGATGTTACCGCTGCAGAAGTTAAGCTAATGAGCTTTTTTTCAAGAGAAACACGTTTACGTAGTGCGTTAGCCCCTTATAAAGATCAATATGATTATATTTTTATTGACTGTCCACCCTCTTTAAATATGTTGACGGTTAATGCGATGACAGCAGCCGATTCTGTTTTAGTGCCAATGCAGTGTGAATATTACGCATTAGAAGGATTAACGGCGTTACTCGATACGATCACTAAAATAGCTTCTGTTATCAATGCGGATCTTAAAATAGAAGGGATCTTACGCACGATGTACGATCCTCGTAACCGTTTATCTTCAGATGTTTCAGATCAACTTAAAAAGCATTTTGGTAATAAGGTTTATCGTACGATCATTCCTCGTAATGTTCGTTTAGCCGAAGCCCCGAGTTTTGGCACCCCCGTTATTTATTATGATAAATATTCCACCGGAGCTAAAGCCTATTTAGCCCTAGCGGGTGAAATTTTACGTCGTGAAGAGCAATTACAAGAAGATAAGGAAACATCATGA
- the rsmG gene encoding 16S rRNA (guanine(527)-N(7))-methyltransferase RsmG: MFNKIELTNNLRSMISLTTLKVSDKQINQLIQLLELLVKWNKAYNLTSVRDPQQMLIKHIMDSIVVSPHLQGQRLIDVGTGPGLPGLPLAILNPDKQFVLLDSLGKRLRFIRQAVLELGLKNVEFIQSRVEEYHPEEKFDVVLSRAFASLADMLNWCKHLSNENGHFLALKGQLPEQEIKNLDKQFEFIESITLQVPNLEGERCLVKVKRI, encoded by the coding sequence ATGTTTAATAAAATAGAGTTAACTAATAATTTACGAAGCATGATAAGTTTAACCACTTTAAAAGTAAGTGATAAACAAATTAATCAATTAATACAATTGCTTGAGCTATTAGTGAAATGGAATAAAGCATATAATTTAACGTCGGTTCGTGATCCACAGCAAATGCTTATCAAGCACATTATGGACAGTATTGTAGTGTCACCACACTTACAGGGACAACGCCTCATAGATGTAGGTACAGGCCCTGGATTACCTGGATTACCATTGGCAATATTAAATCCTGATAAACAATTTGTATTGCTAGATAGCTTAGGTAAACGTTTACGTTTTATCCGTCAAGCCGTGTTAGAGTTAGGCCTAAAAAATGTAGAGTTTATTCAAAGCAGAGTCGAAGAATATCATCCTGAAGAAAAATTTGATGTCGTTTTAAGTCGCGCTTTTGCTTCACTTGCTGACATGCTTAATTGGTGTAAACATTTAAGTAATGAAAATGGGCATTTTTTAGCGTTAAAAGGACAATTACCAGAGCAAGAGATAAAAAACTTAGATAAACAATTTGAATTTATAGAGTCTATTACATTGCAAGTACCAAACCTCGAAGGAGAGCGTTGCTTAGTAAAAGTAAAAAGGATATAA
- the mnmG gene encoding tRNA uridine-5-carboxymethylaminomethyl(34) synthesis enzyme MnmG, whose translation MNYHEHFDVIIIGGGHAGTEAAASSARMGLNTLLLTHNIETLGQMSCNPAIGGIGKGHLVKEVDALGGLMANATDKAGIQFRTLNSSKGPAVRATRAQADRLLYKAAIREKLENQENLKIFQQEVEDLIVENDQVTGVVTKMGVKFSAKSVVLTVGTFLNGLIHIGLKNYSGGRAGDPASIGLAQRLKDLPIRMGRLKTGTPARIDARSIDFSVLEVQHGDTPIPTFSFMGKASDHPRQIPCYITHTNEKTHDIIRNSLDRSPMYTGVIDGVGPRYCPSIEDKIMRFADKNSHQIFVEPEGLTTHEVYPNGISTSLPFDVQIEFIQSMKGFENAFLTRPGYAIEYDYCDPRDLKSTLESKYIHGLFFAGQINGTTGYEEAAAQGLLAGMNAALYSQDKEGWSPRRNEAYLGVLIDDLSTLGTKEPYRMFTSRAEYRLLLREDNADSRLTAIGREYGVIDDARWKMFSEKQETIELESQRLKGQWVNPNSVNAAQINALLKQPMQRESTLEAMIRRPEIKYLDLMNIEGLGPAVSDPKAAEQIEIKIKYQGYIDRQLDEIEKSKRNENTLLPLDIDYQIVKGLSNEAIAKLNEMKPESIGKASRIPGITPAAISILLIYLKKNGLRRNV comes from the coding sequence ATGAATTACCACGAACATTTTGATGTTATTATCATTGGCGGTGGCCATGCAGGAACGGAAGCAGCCGCATCATCAGCCCGTATGGGACTAAACACGTTATTATTAACCCATAATATTGAAACTTTAGGACAAATGTCTTGTAACCCCGCAATTGGTGGGATTGGCAAAGGACATTTAGTGAAAGAAGTGGATGCATTAGGTGGTTTAATGGCCAATGCGACTGACAAAGCTGGTATTCAATTCAGAACTCTTAATTCTAGTAAAGGCCCAGCCGTACGAGCTACACGGGCACAAGCGGATAGATTATTATACAAAGCGGCTATTCGAGAAAAACTAGAAAACCAAGAAAATTTAAAAATATTCCAACAAGAAGTTGAAGATCTTATTGTTGAAAATGATCAAGTAACCGGTGTTGTTACTAAAATGGGTGTAAAGTTTTCGGCTAAATCAGTTGTTTTAACCGTAGGTACATTTTTAAATGGTCTAATTCATATTGGATTAAAAAATTACAGTGGCGGACGAGCAGGTGATCCAGCTTCAATCGGTTTAGCACAACGTTTAAAAGATCTTCCTATTCGAATGGGACGTTTAAAAACAGGTACCCCTGCTCGTATTGATGCGCGTAGTATCGATTTTTCTGTTTTAGAAGTACAACATGGTGATACACCGATCCCTACATTTTCTTTTATGGGAAAAGCCAGCGATCATCCACGTCAAATTCCTTGTTATATCACCCATACCAATGAAAAAACACACGATATTATTCGTAATAGTTTAGATAGAAGTCCGATGTATACAGGTGTAATTGATGGTGTTGGACCACGCTACTGCCCGTCTATTGAAGATAAAATAATGCGTTTTGCAGATAAAAACTCGCATCAAATATTTGTTGAACCTGAAGGTTTAACGACGCATGAAGTTTACCCTAATGGAATATCAACCAGTTTACCTTTTGATGTACAAATAGAATTTATTCAATCCATGAAAGGTTTTGAAAATGCATTTTTAACGCGCCCTGGTTATGCCATTGAGTATGATTATTGTGATCCTCGTGATTTAAAATCGACATTGGAAAGTAAATATATTCATGGTTTATTCTTTGCTGGGCAAATTAATGGCACAACAGGTTATGAAGAAGCTGCTGCTCAAGGATTACTTGCAGGTATGAATGCTGCATTGTATTCGCAAGACAAAGAAGGTTGGTCTCCACGACGCAATGAAGCTTATTTAGGGGTCTTAATTGACGATCTTTCTACATTAGGTACTAAAGAGCCCTACCGCATGTTTACCAGTCGTGCAGAGTATCGTTTATTATTACGTGAAGACAATGCAGATAGTCGTTTAACCGCTATTGGGCGTGAATATGGTGTGATCGATGATGCGCGTTGGAAAATGTTTAGTGAGAAGCAAGAAACGATTGAACTTGAATCACAACGTTTAAAAGGACAATGGGTAAATCCAAATTCGGTAAACGCTGCACAAATAAATGCATTATTAAAACAACCAATGCAACGCGAAAGTACATTAGAAGCCATGATACGTCGTCCTGAAATAAAGTATCTGGATCTTATGAATATTGAAGGTTTAGGCCCAGCAGTCAGCGATCCAAAAGCGGCGGAACAGATTGAAATTAAAATTAAATATCAAGGTTACATTGATAGACAATTAGATGAAATTGAAAAATCAAAACGTAATGAAAACACTTTATTACCACTTGATATTGATTACCAAATTGTAAAAGGCTTATCGAATGAAGCTATTGCAAAATTAAATGAGATGAAACCAGAAAGTATTGGAAAAGCCTCTAGAATACCAGGGATAACGCCAGCAGCTATTTCTATTTTATTGATTTATTTAAAGAAAAACGGGTTAAGAAGAAATGTTTAA
- the mioC gene encoding FMN-binding protein MioC, with product MNQIQILVGSTLGGTEYVAEAAQVLLEEACFDTELHLDPDLNELSLQIEDIWLICLSTHGAGDYPDNFKGFVEQLQQVNAPLHDVRYAIIGIGDSNYDTYCEAAKNIDLLLEEMGATSISDRFEIDIVNYPSPESRVLDWIPTLIEDLTKIEEE from the coding sequence ATGAATCAAATACAAATATTAGTTGGCAGTACATTAGGTGGTACTGAATATGTTGCAGAAGCAGCACAAGTATTACTAGAAGAAGCTTGTTTTGATACAGAGCTACACCTAGATCCTGACTTAAATGAATTATCTCTACAAATTGAAGATATTTGGCTTATTTGTTTATCTACTCATGGAGCGGGTGACTACCCAGATAATTTTAAAGGATTTGTAGAGCAATTACAGCAAGTAAATGCACCTTTACACGACGTTCGTTATGCAATCATAGGTATTGGCGATTCCAATTACGATACCTATTGTGAAGCTGCAAAAAATATTGATTTATTATTAGAAGAAATGGGAGCGACGAGTATTAGTGATCGTTTTGAAATAGATATTGTTAATTACCCTTCTCCAGAAAGTAGAGTATTAGATTGGATCCCGACTTTGATCGAAGATCTTACTAAAATTGAAGAAGAATAA